Proteins encoded together in one Sceloporus undulatus isolate JIND9_A2432 ecotype Alabama chromosome 4, SceUnd_v1.1, whole genome shotgun sequence window:
- the LOC121929428 gene encoding parathyroid hormone 4-like: MKMLLSQRYLQMVKVLFIFFLACFATCQESENKRSLTEHQFMSDRGKALQELKRLMWLQNLMMGVHTASDRGHIARSRFMWTSPKNPDLSDFYNSMGKEEMPNMIRQLLLGQLEESPLGVLRKENVLQYLKNVKDRQDMEDFADLFEAGDQDVKRDLSTQT; the protein is encoded by the exons ATGAAGATGCTCTTGTCCCAAAGATATCTACAGATGGTGaaagttttgttcatttttttccttgctTGCTTTGCAACATGCCAAGAATCTGAAAA CAAAAGATCACTGACAGAACATCAGTTCATGAGTGATAGAGGGAAGGCTCTTCAAGAATTAAAGCGACTAATGTGGCTTCAGAATCTCATGATGGGAGTGCACACAGCCAGTGATAGAGGGCACATAGCCCGGTCACGTTTTATGTGGACCTCACCAAAGAACCCAGATCTCTCTGACTTCTACAACAGCATGGGGAAGGAAGAGATGCCAAACATGATAAGACAACTCTTGTTGGGACAGCTGGAAGAGTCACCTTTGGGTGTACTGAGGAAAGAAAATGTGTTGCAATATTTAAAGAATGTAAAAGATAGGCAGGATATGGAAGATTTTGCTGATTTATTTGAAGCTGGAGATCAAGATGTCAAGAGAGATCTCAGTACTCAAACATAG